In one Oncorhynchus nerka isolate Pitt River linkage group LG7, Oner_Uvic_2.0, whole genome shotgun sequence genomic region, the following are encoded:
- the LOC115132751 gene encoding serine/threonine-protein kinase SBK1-like isoform X2, whose amino-acid sequence MTAATRLLDEMCHLTAQSLTSLETSDHFQVVKMLGEGSYGKVMLAVHRERGTPMALKFFPRDSTNLFSFLREYNLSLSFCTHPSLTKALGIAFSTPSHYVFAQQASLFGDLYDVIVPEVGVEEDCVQRVVSQLCGALTHLHSLGFVHRDVKPENIFLVDAACRWVKLGDFGMAKATGTKVPGVWYSSAYCTPEAEIAKESEDSRHNTASKPDGGNGLDSKIKRVWVSVEASTDCWALGILTYAMLTGSLPWTQTASDDRSYIKYKEWFDQQKDQEGQVDELDRWGEGKDEDIMMSLDKDKQNRSKRKSPPVAPQFACFTPLASSLFLSLLHPQPRLRGRPDDVLGYLGEDWLQVKEKIQLEEEEEKKMRGREVISNEKEREGKGRGIKEWRHTIMNSQTQR is encoded by the exons ATGACA GCTGCCACGAGACTATTGGACGAGATGTGCCATCTCACGGCCCAGTCGCTGACATCACTGGAGACCTCGGACCACTTCCAGGTGGTCAAGATGTTAGGGGAGGGGTCGTACGGGAAGGTCATGTTGGCTGTACATCGGGAAAGAG GCACTCCAATGGCCCTGAAGTTCTTTCCTCGTGATTCCACAAATCTCTTCTCCTTTTTGCGAGAGtataacctctccctctccttctgcaCCCACccgtccctgaccaaggccctgggCATtgccttctccaccccctcacaTTACGTTTTCGCCCAGCAAGCCAGCCTCTTCGGTGATTTATACGACGTCATTGTCCCTgag GTGGGTGTGGAGGAGGACTGTGTCCAGAGGGTGGTTTCCCAGCTGTGCGGTGCCCTAACCCACCTCCACTCCCTGGGCTTCGTCCACCGTGACGTCAAGCCCGAGAACATCTTCCTGGTCGACGCTGCCTGCCGCTGGGTCAAACTGGGCGACTTCGGCATGGCCAAGGCCACGGGAACCAAGGTACCCGGTGTGTGGTACAGTTCTGCTTACTGTACGCCCGAGGCAGAGATAGCAAAGGAGTCGGAGGATAGTAGACATAATACTGCTTCAAAACCAGATGGAGGAAATGGGTTGGACAGCAAGATCAAGAGGGTGTGGGTGTCGGTGGAGGCCAGTACAGACTGCTGGGCCTTGGGGATCCTCACCTACGCCATGCTGACTGGCAGTCTACCCTGGACTCAGACAGCGTCCGACGACCGCTCTTACATCAAGTACAAAGAGTGGTTTGACCAGCAGAAAGATCAAGAAGGTCAGGTCGATGAACTAGACCGATGGGGGGAAGGAAAAGACGAGGACATCATGATGAGTTTGGATAAAGACAAACAGAATCGGAGCAAGAGAAAATCCCCTCCGGTCGCCCCCCAGTTTGCCTGTTTCACCCCACTGGCCAGTTCCCTTTTCCTGTCACTACTTCACCCGCAGCCTAGGCTTCGCGGTAGGCCCGACGATGTGCTGGGCTACCTGGGAGAAGACTGGTTGCAGGTGAAGGAGAAGAtacagctggaggaggaggaggagaagaaaatgAGAGGGCGAGAGGTCATCAGCaacgagaaagagagggaggggaaggggagagggataaAGGAGTGGCGACACACGATCATGAACTCACAAACTCAGAGGTGA
- the LOC115132751 gene encoding serine/threonine-protein kinase SBK1-like isoform X1 — translation MTAATRLLDEMCHLTAQSLTSLETSDHFQVVKMLGEGSYGKVMLAVHRERGQLWICFNPNPSLPGLVSPECLSFLCSNHLSLFSFPQGTPMALKFFPRDSTNLFSFLREYNLSLSFCTHPSLTKALGIAFSTPSHYVFAQQASLFGDLYDVIVPEVGVEEDCVQRVVSQLCGALTHLHSLGFVHRDVKPENIFLVDAACRWVKLGDFGMAKATGTKVPGVWYSSAYCTPEAEIAKESEDSRHNTASKPDGGNGLDSKIKRVWVSVEASTDCWALGILTYAMLTGSLPWTQTASDDRSYIKYKEWFDQQKDQEGQVDELDRWGEGKDEDIMMSLDKDKQNRSKRKSPPVAPQFACFTPLASSLFLSLLHPQPRLRGRPDDVLGYLGEDWLQVKEKIQLEEEEEKKMRGREVISNEKEREGKGRGIKEWRHTIMNSQTQR, via the exons ATGACA GCTGCCACGAGACTATTGGACGAGATGTGCCATCTCACGGCCCAGTCGCTGACATCACTGGAGACCTCGGACCACTTCCAGGTGGTCAAGATGTTAGGGGAGGGGTCGTACGGGAAGGTCATGTTGGCTGTACATCGGGAAAGAGGTCAACTATGGATCTGTTTTAATCCTAACCCCAGTTTGCCTGGCCTCGTATCTCCAGAATGTCTTTCTTTCTTGTGTTCTAATCACTTGTCTCTCTTTTCCTTCCCCCAAGGCACTCCAATGGCCCTGAAGTTCTTTCCTCGTGATTCCACAAATCTCTTCTCCTTTTTGCGAGAGtataacctctccctctccttctgcaCCCACccgtccctgaccaaggccctgggCATtgccttctccaccccctcacaTTACGTTTTCGCCCAGCAAGCCAGCCTCTTCGGTGATTTATACGACGTCATTGTCCCTgag GTGGGTGTGGAGGAGGACTGTGTCCAGAGGGTGGTTTCCCAGCTGTGCGGTGCCCTAACCCACCTCCACTCCCTGGGCTTCGTCCACCGTGACGTCAAGCCCGAGAACATCTTCCTGGTCGACGCTGCCTGCCGCTGGGTCAAACTGGGCGACTTCGGCATGGCCAAGGCCACGGGAACCAAGGTACCCGGTGTGTGGTACAGTTCTGCTTACTGTACGCCCGAGGCAGAGATAGCAAAGGAGTCGGAGGATAGTAGACATAATACTGCTTCAAAACCAGATGGAGGAAATGGGTTGGACAGCAAGATCAAGAGGGTGTGGGTGTCGGTGGAGGCCAGTACAGACTGCTGGGCCTTGGGGATCCTCACCTACGCCATGCTGACTGGCAGTCTACCCTGGACTCAGACAGCGTCCGACGACCGCTCTTACATCAAGTACAAAGAGTGGTTTGACCAGCAGAAAGATCAAGAAGGTCAGGTCGATGAACTAGACCGATGGGGGGAAGGAAAAGACGAGGACATCATGATGAGTTTGGATAAAGACAAACAGAATCGGAGCAAGAGAAAATCCCCTCCGGTCGCCCCCCAGTTTGCCTGTTTCACCCCACTGGCCAGTTCCCTTTTCCTGTCACTACTTCACCCGCAGCCTAGGCTTCGCGGTAGGCCCGACGATGTGCTGGGCTACCTGGGAGAAGACTGGTTGCAGGTGAAGGAGAAGAtacagctggaggaggaggaggagaagaaaatgAGAGGGCGAGAGGTCATCAGCaacgagaaagagagggaggggaaggggagagggataaAGGAGTGGCGACACACGATCATGAACTCACAAACTCAGAGGTGA
- the il11b gene encoding interleukin-11, translated as MVQQMRSLQMLTRNLQSESEFGGMELTEYNLDSLPEMEHTANHLSSLKLNDSLSQLYTDLISFKLHVDWMIDSRVNMSLPVSPKTLEVAKGLHNLSSFCSTALQQTACPLPQISIPSFPTQLKAWDVALLSYEIPERLRFYCQWSTRVLLLLRSKVQRL; from the exons ATGGTCCAGCAAATGAGAAGCCTGCAGATGCTGACAAGGAATCTACAG AGTGAAAGTGAGTTCGGCGGTATGGAGCTTACGGAGTACAATCTAGACTCTCTTCCCGAGATGGAGCACACGGCCAATCACCTCAGTTCATTAAAG cTAAACGACTCCCTCTCACAACTTTACACGGATCTCATCTCCTTTAAACTGCATGTTGACTGGATGATTGACTCCCGAGTCAATATGAGCTTGCCAGTCTCTCCCAAGACACTAGAGGTCGCTAAAGGCCTGCATAATCTCTCAAGCTTCTGTTCTACTGCACTACAGCAG ACTGCATGCCCACTACCCCAGATTTCCATCCCCTCCTTCCCAACACAACTCAAAGCCTGGGATGTGGCCCTCCTCTCCTACGAGATTCCTGAGCGGTTACGATTCTACTGTCAGTGGTCAACCAGAGTGTTGCTCCTCCTTAGGTCAAAGGTTCAGCGCCTTTGA
- the si:ch211-171h4.5 gene encoding sialoadhesin isoform X2, which produces MLGLYFHSVQIIHSCLILIYFFYLYVYLRCILTVEGISTTSQMGLWFIAFITFLLKGALCQEWSLWMPQSIVAVGGSCLLVPCRFEIPAAFDADLKNCTPTGLWSKKIWGGNIVLSSAQTDAQNIIKGVMVGNLLSKNCTTLFNSFPAGYDDTYIFRLECAGTNRLKYIFYPGVHISHTDTPPKPQLTTMGNITEGELVRMSCSASAPCPTFPPSLIWTSGLGGSVESQLQEGIDGLMTMTSTLTFTASLLHHGLLVRCSARYTLQPGGTTKTTQGNRTLNVLYAPKNTVALSSPSGPVPDGRAVTLTCQSDANPPVERYSWYKDSSGQVTWKANGQTLVLLVNKADSGLYLCEAHNEKGSQRSKVMPLEFESGQCSVMVPYIICGVMVLLYVLTVTVDVYKYKSLSRRLKQLELSEKGDATYTNLTIASISSDYDQLQMTRAARGEAHPGRRSERAAP; this is translated from the exons atgttgggtttatattttcATTCAGTACAGATTATCCATAGCTGTCTAATTCTGATCTACTTTTTCTATCTCTATGTTTATTTGAGGTGTATTCTTACTGTGGAAGGCATCTCAACAACATCACAGATGGGTCTGTGGTTTATTGCTTTCATCACTTTTCTGTTGAAAG GTGCACTCTGCCAAGAGTGGAGTCTGTGGATGCCCCAAAGCATTGTGGCTGTTGGTGGATCCTGCCTACTGGTCCCATGTAGATTTGAGATCCCTGCTGCATTTGATGCTGACTTGAAAAACTGCACACCCACTGGGCTTTGGTCTAAAAAAATTTGGGGGGGAAATATAGTATTGAGCTCAGCCCAAACGGATGCCCAAAACATCATAAAGGGAGTGATGGTGGGAAATCTGTTGAGCAAGAACTGCACCACTCTTTTCAACAGTTTCCCTGCAGGATATGATGACACATATATCTTCAGGCTGGAATGTGCTGGAACAAATCGCCTCAAGTATATTTTCTACCCAGGAGTACATATCAGTCATACAG ACACCCCACCCAAACCCCAACTAACCACTATGGGCAACATCACAGAGGGGGAGCTGGTTAGAATGAGCTGCTCTGCCTCTGCCCCCTGTCCTACGTTCCCGCCCTCTCTGATCTGGACCTCTGGGCTGGGTGGCAGTGTCGAGAGCCAGCTACAGGAGGGTATAGATGGGCTCATGACCATGACCTCCACCCTTACCTTTACCGCCTCCCTCCTCCATCACGGGCTGCTGGTCAGATGTTCTGCCCGCTACACACTGCAGCCAGGGGGCACCACCAAGACGACTCAGGGGAACCGGACCCTCAATGTTCTTT ATGCTCCTAAAAACACTGTAGCCCTGTCCAGCCCATCTGGGCCTGTGCCCGACGGGAGGGCAGTGACCCTGACCTGTCAGAGTGATGCCAACCCACCAGTGGAGCGCTACTCCTGGTACAAAGACAGCAGTGGGCAGGTGACCTGGAAGGCTAATGGGCagacactggtcctcctggtcaaCAAAGCAGACAGCGGGCTGTACCTCTGTGAGGCCCACAACGAGAAGGGATCACAAAGGTCAAAGGTCATGCCTCTGGAGTTCGAAA GTGGCCAATGTTCCGTGATGGTCCCCTACATCATTTGTGGAGTGATGGTGTTGCTCTATGTTCTAACCGTCACCGTGGATGTGTATAAATATAAAAG TCTGTCCAGAAGACTGAAA CAGCTAGAGCTGTCAGAGAAAGGAGACGCCACGTACACTAACCTAACGATCGCCAGCATCAGTTCTGACTATGACCAGCTCCAG ATGACCAGGGCTGCCCGAGGTGAAGCTCACCCTGGCAGAAGAAGTGAAAGAGCTGCTCCTTGA
- the si:ch211-171h4.5 gene encoding myelin-associated glycoprotein isoform X1, producing MLGLYFHSVQIIHSCLILIYFFYLYVYLRCILTVEGISTTSQMGLWFIAFITFLLKGALCQEWSLWMPQSIVAVGGSCLLVPCRFEIPAAFDADLKNCTPTGLWSKKIWGGNIVLSSAQTDAQNIIKGVMVGNLLSKNCTTLFNSFPAGYDDTYIFRLECAGTNRLKYIFYPGVHISHTDTPPKPQLTTMGNITEGELVRMSCSASAPCPTFPPSLIWTSGLGGSVESQLQEGIDGLMTMTSTLTFTASLLHHGLLVRCSARYTLQPGGTTKTTQGNRTLNVLYAPKNTVALSSPSGPVPDGRAVTLTCQSDANPPVERYSWYKDSSGQVTWKANGQTLVLLVNKADSGLYLCEAHNEKGSQRSKVMPLEFESGQCSVMVPYIICGVMVLLYVLTVTVDVYKYKSLSRRLKQQLELSEKGDATYTNLTIASISSDYDQLQMTRAARGEAHPGRRSERAAP from the exons atgttgggtttatattttcATTCAGTACAGATTATCCATAGCTGTCTAATTCTGATCTACTTTTTCTATCTCTATGTTTATTTGAGGTGTATTCTTACTGTGGAAGGCATCTCAACAACATCACAGATGGGTCTGTGGTTTATTGCTTTCATCACTTTTCTGTTGAAAG GTGCACTCTGCCAAGAGTGGAGTCTGTGGATGCCCCAAAGCATTGTGGCTGTTGGTGGATCCTGCCTACTGGTCCCATGTAGATTTGAGATCCCTGCTGCATTTGATGCTGACTTGAAAAACTGCACACCCACTGGGCTTTGGTCTAAAAAAATTTGGGGGGGAAATATAGTATTGAGCTCAGCCCAAACGGATGCCCAAAACATCATAAAGGGAGTGATGGTGGGAAATCTGTTGAGCAAGAACTGCACCACTCTTTTCAACAGTTTCCCTGCAGGATATGATGACACATATATCTTCAGGCTGGAATGTGCTGGAACAAATCGCCTCAAGTATATTTTCTACCCAGGAGTACATATCAGTCATACAG ACACCCCACCCAAACCCCAACTAACCACTATGGGCAACATCACAGAGGGGGAGCTGGTTAGAATGAGCTGCTCTGCCTCTGCCCCCTGTCCTACGTTCCCGCCCTCTCTGATCTGGACCTCTGGGCTGGGTGGCAGTGTCGAGAGCCAGCTACAGGAGGGTATAGATGGGCTCATGACCATGACCTCCACCCTTACCTTTACCGCCTCCCTCCTCCATCACGGGCTGCTGGTCAGATGTTCTGCCCGCTACACACTGCAGCCAGGGGGCACCACCAAGACGACTCAGGGGAACCGGACCCTCAATGTTCTTT ATGCTCCTAAAAACACTGTAGCCCTGTCCAGCCCATCTGGGCCTGTGCCCGACGGGAGGGCAGTGACCCTGACCTGTCAGAGTGATGCCAACCCACCAGTGGAGCGCTACTCCTGGTACAAAGACAGCAGTGGGCAGGTGACCTGGAAGGCTAATGGGCagacactggtcctcctggtcaaCAAAGCAGACAGCGGGCTGTACCTCTGTGAGGCCCACAACGAGAAGGGATCACAAAGGTCAAAGGTCATGCCTCTGGAGTTCGAAA GTGGCCAATGTTCCGTGATGGTCCCCTACATCATTTGTGGAGTGATGGTGTTGCTCTATGTTCTAACCGTCACCGTGGATGTGTATAAATATAAAAG TCTGTCCAGAAGACTGAAA CAGCAGCTAGAGCTGTCAGAGAAAGGAGACGCCACGTACACTAACCTAACGATCGCCAGCATCAGTTCTGACTATGACCAGCTCCAG ATGACCAGGGCTGCCCGAGGTGAAGCTCACCCTGGCAGAAGAAGTGAAAGAGCTGCTCCTTGA
- the si:ch211-171h4.5 gene encoding myelin-associated glycoprotein isoform X3, whose product MGLWFIAFITFLLKGALCQEWSLWMPQSIVAVGGSCLLVPCRFEIPAAFDADLKNCTPTGLWSKKIWGGNIVLSSAQTDAQNIIKGVMVGNLLSKNCTTLFNSFPAGYDDTYIFRLECAGTNRLKYIFYPGVHISHTDTPPKPQLTTMGNITEGELVRMSCSASAPCPTFPPSLIWTSGLGGSVESQLQEGIDGLMTMTSTLTFTASLLHHGLLVRCSARYTLQPGGTTKTTQGNRTLNVLYAPKNTVALSSPSGPVPDGRAVTLTCQSDANPPVERYSWYKDSSGQVTWKANGQTLVLLVNKADSGLYLCEAHNEKGSQRSKVMPLEFESGQCSVMVPYIICGVMVLLYVLTVTVDVYKYKSLSRRLKQQLELSEKGDATYTNLTIASISSDYDQLQMTRAARGEAHPGRRSERAAP is encoded by the exons ATGGGTCTGTGGTTTATTGCTTTCATCACTTTTCTGTTGAAAG GTGCACTCTGCCAAGAGTGGAGTCTGTGGATGCCCCAAAGCATTGTGGCTGTTGGTGGATCCTGCCTACTGGTCCCATGTAGATTTGAGATCCCTGCTGCATTTGATGCTGACTTGAAAAACTGCACACCCACTGGGCTTTGGTCTAAAAAAATTTGGGGGGGAAATATAGTATTGAGCTCAGCCCAAACGGATGCCCAAAACATCATAAAGGGAGTGATGGTGGGAAATCTGTTGAGCAAGAACTGCACCACTCTTTTCAACAGTTTCCCTGCAGGATATGATGACACATATATCTTCAGGCTGGAATGTGCTGGAACAAATCGCCTCAAGTATATTTTCTACCCAGGAGTACATATCAGTCATACAG ACACCCCACCCAAACCCCAACTAACCACTATGGGCAACATCACAGAGGGGGAGCTGGTTAGAATGAGCTGCTCTGCCTCTGCCCCCTGTCCTACGTTCCCGCCCTCTCTGATCTGGACCTCTGGGCTGGGTGGCAGTGTCGAGAGCCAGCTACAGGAGGGTATAGATGGGCTCATGACCATGACCTCCACCCTTACCTTTACCGCCTCCCTCCTCCATCACGGGCTGCTGGTCAGATGTTCTGCCCGCTACACACTGCAGCCAGGGGGCACCACCAAGACGACTCAGGGGAACCGGACCCTCAATGTTCTTT ATGCTCCTAAAAACACTGTAGCCCTGTCCAGCCCATCTGGGCCTGTGCCCGACGGGAGGGCAGTGACCCTGACCTGTCAGAGTGATGCCAACCCACCAGTGGAGCGCTACTCCTGGTACAAAGACAGCAGTGGGCAGGTGACCTGGAAGGCTAATGGGCagacactggtcctcctggtcaaCAAAGCAGACAGCGGGCTGTACCTCTGTGAGGCCCACAACGAGAAGGGATCACAAAGGTCAAAGGTCATGCCTCTGGAGTTCGAAA GTGGCCAATGTTCCGTGATGGTCCCCTACATCATTTGTGGAGTGATGGTGTTGCTCTATGTTCTAACCGTCACCGTGGATGTGTATAAATATAAAAG TCTGTCCAGAAGACTGAAA CAGCAGCTAGAGCTGTCAGAGAAAGGAGACGCCACGTACACTAACCTAACGATCGCCAGCATCAGTTCTGACTATGACCAGCTCCAG ATGACCAGGGCTGCCCGAGGTGAAGCTCACCCTGGCAGAAGAAGTGAAAGAGCTGCTCCTTGA
- the si:ch211-171h4.5 gene encoding cell adhesion molecule 4 isoform X4, whose amino-acid sequence MISFTQLQVYSYCGRHLNNITDGSVVYCFHHFSVESFPAGYDDTYIFRLECAGTNRLKYIFYPGVHISHTDTPPKPQLTTMGNITEGELVRMSCSASAPCPTFPPSLIWTSGLGGSVESQLQEGIDGLMTMTSTLTFTASLLHHGLLVRCSARYTLQPGGTTKTTQGNRTLNVLYAPKNTVALSSPSGPVPDGRAVTLTCQSDANPPVERYSWYKDSSGQVTWKANGQTLVLLVNKADSGLYLCEAHNEKGSQRSKVMPLEFESGQCSVMVPYIICGVMVLLYVLTVTVDVYKYKSLSRRLKQQLELSEKGDATYTNLTIASISSDYDQLQMTRAARGEAHPGRRSERAAP is encoded by the exons ATGATCTCTTTCACCCAGTTACAG GTGTATTCTTACTGTGGAAGGCATCTCAACAACATCACAGATGGGTCTGTGGTTTATTGCTTTCATCACTTTTCTGTTGAAAG TTTCCCTGCAGGATATGATGACACATATATCTTCAGGCTGGAATGTGCTGGAACAAATCGCCTCAAGTATATTTTCTACCCAGGAGTACATATCAGTCATACAG ACACCCCACCCAAACCCCAACTAACCACTATGGGCAACATCACAGAGGGGGAGCTGGTTAGAATGAGCTGCTCTGCCTCTGCCCCCTGTCCTACGTTCCCGCCCTCTCTGATCTGGACCTCTGGGCTGGGTGGCAGTGTCGAGAGCCAGCTACAGGAGGGTATAGATGGGCTCATGACCATGACCTCCACCCTTACCTTTACCGCCTCCCTCCTCCATCACGGGCTGCTGGTCAGATGTTCTGCCCGCTACACACTGCAGCCAGGGGGCACCACCAAGACGACTCAGGGGAACCGGACCCTCAATGTTCTTT ATGCTCCTAAAAACACTGTAGCCCTGTCCAGCCCATCTGGGCCTGTGCCCGACGGGAGGGCAGTGACCCTGACCTGTCAGAGTGATGCCAACCCACCAGTGGAGCGCTACTCCTGGTACAAAGACAGCAGTGGGCAGGTGACCTGGAAGGCTAATGGGCagacactggtcctcctggtcaaCAAAGCAGACAGCGGGCTGTACCTCTGTGAGGCCCACAACGAGAAGGGATCACAAAGGTCAAAGGTCATGCCTCTGGAGTTCGAAA GTGGCCAATGTTCCGTGATGGTCCCCTACATCATTTGTGGAGTGATGGTGTTGCTCTATGTTCTAACCGTCACCGTGGATGTGTATAAATATAAAAG TCTGTCCAGAAGACTGAAA CAGCAGCTAGAGCTGTCAGAGAAAGGAGACGCCACGTACACTAACCTAACGATCGCCAGCATCAGTTCTGACTATGACCAGCTCCAG ATGACCAGGGCTGCCCGAGGTGAAGCTCACCCTGGCAGAAGAAGTGAAAGAGCTGCTCCTTGA
- the si:ch211-171h4.5 gene encoding cell adhesion molecule 4 isoform X5, with translation MSFPAGYDDTYIFRLECAGTNRLKYIFYPGVHISHTDTPPKPQLTTMGNITEGELVRMSCSASAPCPTFPPSLIWTSGLGGSVESQLQEGIDGLMTMTSTLTFTASLLHHGLLVRCSARYTLQPGGTTKTTQGNRTLNVLYAPKNTVALSSPSGPVPDGRAVTLTCQSDANPPVERYSWYKDSSGQVTWKANGQTLVLLVNKADSGLYLCEAHNEKGSQRSKVMPLEFESGQCSVMVPYIICGVMVLLYVLTVTVDVYKYKSLSRRLKQQLELSEKGDATYTNLTIASISSDYDQLQMTRAARGEAHPGRRSERAAP, from the exons atgag TTTCCCTGCAGGATATGATGACACATATATCTTCAGGCTGGAATGTGCTGGAACAAATCGCCTCAAGTATATTTTCTACCCAGGAGTACATATCAGTCATACAG ACACCCCACCCAAACCCCAACTAACCACTATGGGCAACATCACAGAGGGGGAGCTGGTTAGAATGAGCTGCTCTGCCTCTGCCCCCTGTCCTACGTTCCCGCCCTCTCTGATCTGGACCTCTGGGCTGGGTGGCAGTGTCGAGAGCCAGCTACAGGAGGGTATAGATGGGCTCATGACCATGACCTCCACCCTTACCTTTACCGCCTCCCTCCTCCATCACGGGCTGCTGGTCAGATGTTCTGCCCGCTACACACTGCAGCCAGGGGGCACCACCAAGACGACTCAGGGGAACCGGACCCTCAATGTTCTTT ATGCTCCTAAAAACACTGTAGCCCTGTCCAGCCCATCTGGGCCTGTGCCCGACGGGAGGGCAGTGACCCTGACCTGTCAGAGTGATGCCAACCCACCAGTGGAGCGCTACTCCTGGTACAAAGACAGCAGTGGGCAGGTGACCTGGAAGGCTAATGGGCagacactggtcctcctggtcaaCAAAGCAGACAGCGGGCTGTACCTCTGTGAGGCCCACAACGAGAAGGGATCACAAAGGTCAAAGGTCATGCCTCTGGAGTTCGAAA GTGGCCAATGTTCCGTGATGGTCCCCTACATCATTTGTGGAGTGATGGTGTTGCTCTATGTTCTAACCGTCACCGTGGATGTGTATAAATATAAAAG TCTGTCCAGAAGACTGAAA CAGCAGCTAGAGCTGTCAGAGAAAGGAGACGCCACGTACACTAACCTAACGATCGCCAGCATCAGTTCTGACTATGACCAGCTCCAG ATGACCAGGGCTGCCCGAGGTGAAGCTCACCCTGGCAGAAGAAGTGAAAGAGCTGCTCCTTGA
- the si:ch211-171h4.5 gene encoding vascular cell adhesion protein 1 isoform X6, producing MGLWFIAFITFLLKDTPPKPQLTTMGNITEGELVRMSCSASAPCPTFPPSLIWTSGLGGSVESQLQEGIDGLMTMTSTLTFTASLLHHGLLVRCSARYTLQPGGTTKTTQGNRTLNVLYAPKNTVALSSPSGPVPDGRAVTLTCQSDANPPVERYSWYKDSSGQVTWKANGQTLVLLVNKADSGLYLCEAHNEKGSQRSKVMPLEFESGQCSVMVPYIICGVMVLLYVLTVTVDVYKYKSLSRRLKQQLELSEKGDATYTNLTIASISSDYDQLQMTRAARGEAHPGRRSERAAP from the exons ATGGGTCTGTGGTTTATTGCTTTCATCACTTTTCTGTTGAAAG ACACCCCACCCAAACCCCAACTAACCACTATGGGCAACATCACAGAGGGGGAGCTGGTTAGAATGAGCTGCTCTGCCTCTGCCCCCTGTCCTACGTTCCCGCCCTCTCTGATCTGGACCTCTGGGCTGGGTGGCAGTGTCGAGAGCCAGCTACAGGAGGGTATAGATGGGCTCATGACCATGACCTCCACCCTTACCTTTACCGCCTCCCTCCTCCATCACGGGCTGCTGGTCAGATGTTCTGCCCGCTACACACTGCAGCCAGGGGGCACCACCAAGACGACTCAGGGGAACCGGACCCTCAATGTTCTTT ATGCTCCTAAAAACACTGTAGCCCTGTCCAGCCCATCTGGGCCTGTGCCCGACGGGAGGGCAGTGACCCTGACCTGTCAGAGTGATGCCAACCCACCAGTGGAGCGCTACTCCTGGTACAAAGACAGCAGTGGGCAGGTGACCTGGAAGGCTAATGGGCagacactggtcctcctggtcaaCAAAGCAGACAGCGGGCTGTACCTCTGTGAGGCCCACAACGAGAAGGGATCACAAAGGTCAAAGGTCATGCCTCTGGAGTTCGAAA GTGGCCAATGTTCCGTGATGGTCCCCTACATCATTTGTGGAGTGATGGTGTTGCTCTATGTTCTAACCGTCACCGTGGATGTGTATAAATATAAAAG TCTGTCCAGAAGACTGAAA CAGCAGCTAGAGCTGTCAGAGAAAGGAGACGCCACGTACACTAACCTAACGATCGCCAGCATCAGTTCTGACTATGACCAGCTCCAG ATGACCAGGGCTGCCCGAGGTGAAGCTCACCCTGGCAGAAGAAGTGAAAGAGCTGCTCCTTGA